The nucleotide sequence CAGGAATTCTTCGCAGCCGGGAATTCCATGGGTTGGCTGCCGGTGGGGCTGAGTGTGATGGCCACCCTGTTTTCCGCAAACAGTTTTGTCATGTATCCCTCGATTGCTTACGGCAGTGGACTCAGGATCAGTCTGTTTCTGATAGCCATTTCATTGATGGCTCCACTGGTTCTCTGGGTATTTATTCCCGTTTATGCACGGCTGAAGTGTCAAACGGCGTATGAATATCTGGAAAGACGGTATCACGTTTCCGTTCGTTCCCTTGCCAGCGGGCTATTTATTTTTCTACGCATCGGCTGGATGGCTTCTGCAACTTATGCTGCTTCCGTTGTGCTGGCGAATGTCATGCAGGTCGATCAGGTAACAGTCATCGTGGTGCTGGGGGTTGTCTCGATTTTTTATACAATGCTCGGTGGACTGCGGGCGGTCATGTGGACTGACGTGTTACAGTTTTTTATCTTCAGCCTGACGATCTTATTGACACTCGGGCTGATTTTGAACCAGACGGAGGGGGGCGTATCAGGGATGTGGTCGACCTATTTTGAAGGTCGGGATAATGTCCTCATTGATTTTACACCTTCGATGACTTTGGAGTATGGCAGTTGGGCCCTGTTGATTGGCCTGTTTCTGGAGGGATTGTCTGCGTTTGGTGCAGATCAGGTGGCTGTTCAGCGTTACATCTCTGCCCGCTCTGAAAAAACATCACAAATTGGTTTCTCAATTAATATCCTGGGAATGTGGATTGTTGTTCCTGGATTGCTGGCGATTGGAGTCGGTCTGTATTCTCATTATCAACAGTTTCCCGAGGAAATCGTCTCTGTACTGACGACCGAACTGAATGGAGAACTGCCTGACTGGAGATCCGGAGACGGGATGACGATTCCTGAATATTATGC is from Gimesia maris and encodes:
- a CDS encoding sodium:solute symporter family transporter gives rise to the protein MHSLDYGVILAYLLFSIGLGIYFGRNQSRQEFFAAGNSMGWLPVGLSVMATLFSANSFVMYPSIAYGSGLRISLFLIAISLMAPLVLWVFIPVYARLKCQTAYEYLERRYHVSVRSLASGLFIFLRIGWMASATYAASVVLANVMQVDQVTVIVVLGVVSIFYTMLGGLRAVMWTDVLQFFIFSLTILLTLGLILNQTEGGVSGMWSTYFEGRDNVLIDFTPSMTLEYGSWALLIGLFLEGLSAFGADQVAVQRYISARSEKTSQIGFSINILGMWIVVPGLLAIGVGLYSHYQQFPEEIVSVLTTELNGELPDWRSGDGMTIPEYYASYPPYVAEDIRALNKQDEALPQYVRLHFPPGVVGLFLVALMAAVMSSIDSGIHSVTTALMVDFRDRHFAHWKPENNMIEMLQDRALVVLIGILSIFLACNVGEMGDVFAIGKKMTAGFGGPLLAVFILALFCKNSTTVGVMTGALSGALITISLMYLAADWFSVWFWPIGFGLTMLIGLVVSLLTAKTKPHAGEESLTYWNVIHGNFKNPQDTGE